ATATCGCTTaaagtatttctttttcacaataataatttcatttgttTTTCAAGGCAATTACCTAATGTTCACAGTTACAGTTATTAGATTAATTAGAAAGCTTCATTGATTATAAATGTCatgtacaaataacatttgtaaatataatttaaaaaaattgaagaaatatctATTGAACTTCTATAACAAAAACAGAAGCGTTTTTTAACtgtcaaaattgcaaattactttcaaaatatgtttaattaacagCATTGTACGTTACACAAAGTTTGCAGTGAACAATTCCATGTATTGTGTGCTTCGCagatgatattaaaaaagatcttttaaaaaatgcgcaTACTTAAGTTGACTTTCATACTTTTAACGATATGTGGATGTTGGCGACCAGATTCTTGGTCATCATTGCATAAACGCTTAGCATACTACGTGTATGCAagtataatagttttattattaaataccttTTTGCTCTCCCAATTGATGGATGTAATCCTAACAGTGGACAATGCTGACGATTTTTCCGATAATTTCTTTGTACTAATTTGCATGTTTATTTCTTGCTGTAAATCATTCATTATGCTCATAAATcgtaaaaacattattatgcTGGTCGACATATTGATGGAGAAACCGTGTAGACCGTCGAGATCGactgaaattaatattctctataaattcgataaaagCATACAGTAAGTACTATCAAaacatcaataatattataatatattgtattattacttaatattaataaaactattgaaatttattttgtgtttctttctatatttaaattttttacgtataagagatttctttttctatttaaatgcataatagatataattaatgtatggTAAATAGAAACATGCAACAGGAGAACATGTTTAcctaaaaatagaaaattttttatttaacccaTGAAGTCCTAAAAAACTCCGCGTTTTTCTGTTTGATTTGTATCTTGGATCCCCAAAAAAGTTActcttttcgaaaattttgtaagggattgaatggaatatttgaacaaaagatataattccttatatttcctattttataataaatttttttactcttaaataacaaatgcggtctaaaaattttcattatgaCCGAATccaaaattagaagaatttaaAACGCGTAAAATCCTTTTAAGACTTAATTggtgaataaaaataaagatattaataataaaatttatatgttataaaatctagaaaatttattctacatttgacaaacattttataattattttagaattaatacTTGGCGCTTCGTATGTTTGGGAACTGTAACATTATCATGTATCATGTTATCTTCTTTATCTATAAACTTCAGACAtagaaaattaacatacagaGCATGGTTACCATTTGACTACTCATCAACGTTACTGTTCTATCTGGCTTACGTTCATCAACTGATAAGTTTGACTGTCGCAGCATTCTTAAATGTTGGCTTCGATACTCTCATCTGTGGATTATTAGTACATGTTTGCTGCCAAATAGAGATCTTTACTTATCGtttgagaaaaattgtatcttaTTCAGACGTTCTTCGCGATTGCGTACGTCATCATTACCATATTTTCAGGTTGAGCTTTACAATTTTgccaattttacaaaattttatataataagaattattatccTATACTTCTTAACATAATATCGTTTATATCAagagttaattttattacaatatattattaaacaaacaaaattgttatattctAGACTTGTGTCTGTtataaatacgaaatttagACTGATTATTACTATCCAATTTATAATGAGTACATTGGTGATATGCTTCAGCCTTTATCAAATAAGTAAAGCAACAACGAAAACCAAACATATTGAAATGACATTATATGTATCTTGTATGTTAACGCAAATCTTCTTCTATTGTTGGTATggaaatgaattaaaaataaaggtatGG
The nucleotide sequence above comes from Temnothorax longispinosus isolate EJ_2023e chromosome 4, Tlon_JGU_v1, whole genome shotgun sequence. Encoded proteins:
- the LOC139811325 gene encoding odorant receptor 4-like isoform X1, whose amino-acid sequence is MRILKLTFILLTICGCWRPDSWSSLHKRLAYYVYASIIVLLLNTFLLSQLMDVILTVDNADDFSDNFFVLICMFISCCKSFIMLINRKNIIMLVDILMEKPCRPSRSTEINILYKFDKSIQINTWRFVCLGTVTLSCIMLSSLSINFRHRKLTYRAWLPFDYSSTLLFYLAYVHQLISLTVAAFLNVGFDTLICGLLVHVCCQIEIFTYRLRKIVSYSDVLRDCVRHHYHIFRLVSVINTKFRLIITIQFIMSTLVICFSLYQISKATTKTKHIEMTLYVSCMLTQIFFYCWYGNELKIKSHQIIDNIFEMEWLTLDKNRKKSLMIVMRRTIVPIQITCAYIVPMNLNTFMGILKTSYSTYNLLQNMQV
- the LOC139811325 gene encoding odorant receptor 4-like isoform X2, encoding MRILKLTFILLTICGCWRPDSWSSLHKRLAYYVYASIIVLLLNTFLLSQLMDVILTVDNADDFSDNFFVLICMFISCCKSFIMLINRKNIIMLVDILMEKPCRPSRSTEINILYKFDKSIQHRKLTYRAWLPFDYSSTLLFYLAYVHQLISLTVAAFLNVGFDTLICGLLVHVCCQIEIFTYRLRKIVSYSDVLRDCVRHHYHIFRLVSVINTKFRLIITIQFIMSTLVICFSLYQISKATTKTKHIEMTLYVSCMLTQIFFYCWYGNELKIKSHQIIDNIFEMEWLTLDKNRKKSLMIVMRRTIVPIQITCAYIVPMNLNTFMGILKTSYSTYNLLQNMQV